One window of the Verrucomicrobiota bacterium genome contains the following:
- a CDS encoding Uma2 family endonuclease: MRDAFSSSAMEFAKTTFNCRTGFSQFQSFAARLDAPRKGSCFHTRRLIVMRLVLGTMTAILEIPEVRRRVSPLTVEEYHRLDEFNEHGRRTELIRGVVIEKMAKSPLQTALSKQLCDLIAARLPSGFLVRHDAPITLADSEPEPDISVVRGTLADFVQAHPRTAELVIEVAVSSVALDRENASLYAEAGVKEYWIVLGDVESIDFEIGRRVAMLVA, encoded by the coding sequence ATGCGGGATGCTTTTTCCAGCTCAGCCATGGAATTTGCAAAGACCACCTTTAACTGCCGAACCGGGTTTTCACAATTCCAGTCATTTGCAGCCAGACTCGATGCGCCCCGCAAGGGATCCTGTTTTCACACTCGGCGCCTCATCGTGATGCGCTTAGTTTTGGGGACGATGACCGCAATCCTTGAGATTCCGGAGGTGCGCCGCCGGGTTTCCCCGCTGACAGTCGAGGAGTATCACCGGCTTGACGAGTTCAATGAGCATGGACGGCGAACGGAGTTGATCCGAGGGGTAGTCATCGAAAAAATGGCCAAATCCCCCTTGCAGACCGCGCTGTCCAAGCAACTTTGCGATTTGATCGCGGCCCGACTTCCTTCCGGCTTTCTGGTTCGGCATGACGCTCCGATCACACTCGCGGACTCAGAACCCGAACCGGATATTTCCGTGGTCCGCGGAACCCTCGCGGATTTCGTTCAAGCCCATCCACGGACTGCGGAGTTGGTCATTGAAGTGGCTGTCTCCAGCGTGGCGCTCGACCGCGAGAACGCTTCGCTTTATGCCGAAGCTGGAGTGAAGGAATATTGGATCGTGCTAGGGGATGTTGAATCAATTGATTTTGAAATCGGTCGTCGGGTCGCTATGCTGGTGGCATAA